The Bos indicus x Bos taurus breed Angus x Brahman F1 hybrid chromosome 11, Bos_hybrid_MaternalHap_v2.0, whole genome shotgun sequence genome includes a region encoding these proteins:
- the PCARE gene encoding photoreceptor cilium actin regulator: MGCTPSHSDLVNSVAKSGIQFFKKPKAILPAHQRASERGSLPLLVQSSTCYDPGGGSSQGQRAEEEQPSPRWTQTVADSLCQLTRDPTAGKAKDMERLIPETKTSPSQLNKSQSCMATDIPFKRQSSHGSQGAAFSGEESEESITQETSKWAKRPKCHRSSKQGHYHQTILPAHESEDKVDFPDPLVKAHQRTYTYLHACLSKYEAVLSITHQATQTHELLQPMVSFLMLCFDEVNQLLGEISKDGDKLLQEVRKDLAWPLKKGEPQEQPDLLQQLLQYTVSKLQELSSTVALLTSSLLEGSGSYLNAAAAHLGNKLSTKRGADEHLLRALGHLESLASSHSDPEAWDLPLCSEDSGIGADNESVQLADKLGKQASWDLVPEAAEWRPAISPTVEARLSGHTWQQSPFRMGLDGPQDCPLSRPLTAKVHPAVQGGSGSPWSSVAGPENTASRPWGLGQSAPCGPPGMGTSGEAHLSKGSRCMDAPSFSEGEDSSSEEEEDEGSCTSPCTWRKNASHPRPRSSPASAESPFQPHPRRLRSPQAREMVLKMKEAISEKIKFVPVPSEHQDWMEEEERTTVPPRPSTASGSRRAPSRQRRSQSEGCLKSHTEDTTLQELRRVQRDLSQRLEAFYSLGTRWQGQSQEPVMQPRAAMLRPDNRCWVVPSSAISKLKSSFTKNFSILPSQDKSILQKCCSRPEGEQPGQGKAEGLPSIIPPGERAHEAPAVRDQTIRSCPTRTSVKKLIETFSPTESLRTLGDSQDSGPSPCPKKWGVPSMPPRFPIYRGLAPLYPKPRISPAVGGESLRMGPGWRPLAPTFPPLLTAEATKSEDLNWETEENPEDLPPPPLEILMDQSFTSLEPPESNKPAESPLEGTHVPGLGGTGSARRTWASPRLRVSMSPTDLLPSKSTATLTRARSTEPGNSKGSCNTGKLALDFNHPPAASGNPEVQSSRAQSQVRADRASGLSKPPRKVIHWLHSSHTSGQNRISEPSLSRPMRGPHSPEAPRQTQGRSPVLVRKASPTRAHWTPRVDKRHSGLPSTHRSAQPSAPCVHGSPSPPLSPPVSPRGLSPPTVKKRASPPLQHKLHSPPSASPLAQHKISSPPPQRTEAGSLASGPSPSPPASPSQGPKETQDSEDSRAATASGNTRSIFCPATSSLFEAKLPFSTVHPLTPSSLPPEAGGPLENPTGGWRGSSGPRMRTDSQRGTTLCALNPQPFIRRTASDPRPGVRLHLPVPGATSSACESQHGQSSGSEESPKDTEPWKSPCGLELKGNSRGVPSPELCVLGHGLQREASVGHAQDKSQQKEVT, translated from the exons ATGGGATGCACACCTTCCCACAGTGATCTTGTTAACAGTGTTGCCAAGAGTGGcatccagttttttaaaaagcccaaagCAATTCTGCCAGCACATCAGAGGGCCAGTGAAAGAGGCTCCCTCCCTTTGCTGGTTCAAAGTTCCACCTGCTATGACCCTGGAGGGGGCTCATCACAGGGACAACGGGCAGAAGAGGAACAGCCTAGTCCCAGGTGGACCCAGACCGTGGCTGACAGTCTCTGTCAGCTCACCAGGGATCCCACTGCAGGCAAAGCAAAAGATATGGAGAGACTGATCCCAGAAACCAAAACCTCCCCATCCCAGCTGAACAAATCACAAAGCTGCATGGCTACGGACATTCCATTCAAGAGACAGAGCTCCCATGGGTCACAAGGGGCAGCCTTTTCCggggaagagagtgaagaaagtATTACCCAGGAGACTTCCAAATGGGCAAAGAGACCAAAGTGTCACAGGTCAAGCAAACAGGGCCATTACCACCAAACCATCCTTCCTGCCCATGAGTCTGAAGACAAGGTGGACTTCCCCGACCCCCTGGTGAAGGCCCACCAGCGCACTTACACCTATCTGCATGCCTGCCTCTCCAAATATGAAGCAGTTCTGAGCATCACCCATCAGGCCACCCAGACCCACGAGCTGCTGCAGCCCATGGTCAGCTTCCTGATGCTGTGTTTTGATGAGGTCAACCAGCTCTTGGGGGAGATCTCCAAGGATGGAGACAAGCTCCTCCAGGAGGTTCGGAAGGATCTGGCTTGGCCGTTGAAGAAAGGAGAGCCCCAGGAGCAGCCAGATCTCCTGCAGCAGCTTCTGCAGTACACAGTCAGCAAGCTGCAGGAGCTCAGCAGCACAGTGGCCTTGCTCACCAGCAGCCTCCTGGAGGGCTCCGGCAGCTACCTCAACGCTGCTGCAGCCCACCTGGGGAACAAGCTGAGCACAAAGAGGGGCGCAGATGAACACCTCCTCAGGGCTCTGGGGCACCTGGAGAGCTTGGCGAGCAGCCACAGCGACCCTGAAGCATGGGATCTACCCCTGTGCTCTGAGGACAGTGGCATCGGTGCAGACAATGAGTCCGTGCAGCTAGCAGACAAGCTGGGCAAGCAAGCCAGCTGGGACTTAGTGCCGGAGGCTGCAGAGTGGAGGCCAGCGATTTCACCCACAGTGGAGGCCAGGCTGTCAGGACACACCTGGCAGCAAAGTCCATTCCGGATGGGTTTAGACGGACCCCAGGACTGCCCACTCTCAAGGCCTCTCACAGCTAAGGTTCATCCAGCAGTGCAGGGTGGATCAGGGAGCCCCTGGTCCTCTGTTGCAGGCCCAGAAAATACTGCCTCCAGGCCTTGGGGGCTAGGCCAAAGTGCTCCGTGTGGTCCCCCTGGGATGGGGACTTCCGGTGAAGCACACCTTTCTAAAGGCTCCAGGTGCATGGACGCTCCATCCTTCAGTGAAGGTGAGGACAGCagctcagaggaggaggaggacgaagGGAGCTGCACGAGCCCATGCACCTGGCGGAAAAACGCTTCCCATCCAAGGCCACGGTCTTCACCTGCCAGTGCTGAAAGCCCATTTCAGCCACACCCCCGGAGACTCAGGAGCCCCCAGGCCCGGGAGATGGTTCTGAAGATGAAGGAAGCGATCAGTGAAAAGATCAAGTTTGTTCCTGTGCCCTCTGAGCACCAGGACTggatggaggaagaggagaggaccACGGTGCCcccaagacccagcacggccagcGGCAGCAGGAGGGCCCCCTCGAGGCAGAGGAGGTCCCAGTCCGAGGGGTGTCTGAAGAGCCACACAGAAGATACCACCCTCCAGGAGCTGCGGAGGGTCCAGAGGGACCTCAGCCAGAGGCTGGAGGCGTTTTACAGCCTGGGCACCCGATGGCAGGGGCAGAGCCAAGAGCCAGTCATGCAGCCCAGAGCTGCAATGCTGAGGCCTGACAACCGCTGCTGGGTGGTTCCAAGCAGTGCCATCAGCAAGCTAAAGTCATCCTTCACCAAGAACTTCAGCATTTTGCCAAGTCAGGACAAGAGCATCCTGCAGAAGTGCTGCTCCCGCCCTGAGGGAGAACAGCCTGGGCAGGGAAAAGCTGAGGGGCTCCCAAGCATCATCCCACCGGGCGAGAGGGCCCATGAGGCTCCAGCAGTCAGGGACCAGACCATCAGGAGCTGTCCCACCAGAACATCGGTCAAGAAACTCATTGAAACCTTCAGTCCCACCGAGAGTCTAAGGACACTGGGGGATTCCCAGGACTCGGGGCCAAGCCCCTGCCCCAAGAAGTGGGGGGTCCCCAGCATGCCTCCCAGATTCCCCATTTACAGAGGGCTGGCCCCATTGTATCCAAAGCCTCGGATTTCTCCAGCAGTGGGTGGAGAATCTCTCAGGATGGGCCCAGGCTGGAGGCCCTTAGCTCCTACCTTTCCCCCTCTGCTCACAGCTGAAGCAACCAAGAGTGAGGACCTCAACTGGGAAACAGAGGAGAACCCAGAGGATCTCCCTCCACCGCCTCTGGAAATTCTGATGGACCAATCATTCACTTCTCTGGAACCCCCAGAGAGCAACAAGCCGGCAGAGAGCCCCCTTGAAGGGACCCATGTGCCAgggctgggagggactggctcTGCCCGGAGAACGTGGGCTTCCCCAAGACTAAGGGTCTCCATGAGCCCCACTGACTTGCTGCCCAGCAAGAGCACCGCCACCCTCACCAGGGCCCGCAGCACAGAACCAGGGAACAGCAAGGGCAGCTGCAATACCGGAAAGCTCGCCTTGGACTTCAACCACCCACCAGCAGCTAGCGGAAACCCAGAGGTGCAGAGCAGCAGGGCGCAGAGTCAGGTACGGGCAGACCGGGCCTCAGGCCTCTCCAAGCCTCCCCGGAAGGTCATCCACTGGCTCCATTCCAGCCACACATCTGGGCAGAACAGGATCTCAGAACCCAGCCTGAGCAGGCCAATGCGGGGACCACATTCTCCTGAGGCCCCAAGGCAGACCCAAGGCCGAAGCCCTGTGCTAGTCAGGAAGGCCTCTCCCACAAGGGCACACTGGACGCCCAGAGTGGACAAGAGGCACTCGGGCCTGCCCTCCACTCACAGATCTGCCCAGCCAAGTGCACCCTGTGTACATGGGTCCCCTAGCCCACCCCTCAGCCCTCCAGTGAGTCCCAGGGGGCTAAGCCCCCCAACAGTGAAGAAACGagcttcccctcccctccagcacAAGCTGCACAGCCCTCCCTCAGCAAGCCCACTCGCTCAGCACAAGATCTCCAGTCCCCCTCCCCAGCGCACAGAAGCCGGTTCCCTGGCCTCtggcccctccccctctcccccagcaTCTCCCAGTCAGGGGCCCAAGGAAACACAAGATTCTGAAGACAGTCGGGCAGCCACAGCATCCGGAAACACACGTTCCATTTTCTGCCCAGCCACCTCCTCTCTGTTTGAAGCTAAACTACCATTCTCAACAGTACATCCACTCACCCCATCATCACTGCCCCCTGAAGCTGGGGGGCCTCTTGAGAACCCCACAGGAGGCTGGAGGGGCAGCTCAGGGCCACGAATGAGGACGGATTCACAGCGAGGGACAACTCTGTGTGCCCTGAACCCTCAACCTTTCATCCGAAGGACAGCCTCTGACCCCCGGCCGGGCGTCCGCCTTCACCTGCCTGTCCCGGGCGCCACCAGCAGTGCTTGTGAATCCCAGCATGGCCAGAGCAG CGGCAGCGAGGAGAGCCCCAAGGACACAGAGCCATGGAAAAGCCCCTGTGGCCTAGAACTGAAGGGCAACAGCAGGGGTGTGCCATCCCCAGAGCTCTGTGTGCTGGGCCACGGGTTGCAGCGAGAGGCCAGTGTGGGCCATGCCCAGGACAAGTCCCAGCAGAAGGAAGTGACCTGA